From the genome of Ziziphus jujuba cultivar Dongzao chromosome 4, ASM3175591v1:
ACGAAATTCCTCTGATCTACTCCTTTGCCATCAGCAGATTGCAGTGCAGGCAAAAAGGAAAAGAGCACCTCCATACACTTCTCAATATGGGATATGTACTCTAGAGAGTCAAGTGATGCTTCATCTAAACACATACAAATACCCTTCCAGCATGAATTCCGTAACATGGTCTTCTGATCATCATGAACTTGATTGAAAGAAACTGAAGACAAGAAGACAGTCACATCATTGAATAACTTCTCTAGCCTGGAAGCTGAGAACACTTTTATTACTTCTGCGAGATGAACGAACAAACAAGATTGCAGATTCGGCTCAAGCATTCTGAACCTGGAGAGATCAGACAGCTCATCAAGGAAACTTAGAAGTGGATCAAATTGGCTTGCATGAGCTAAAGAGAACTTCAAACATTCTTCCCTAAGCGCTCCTGTTTTGAAAGCCAAGTCCTGCTCAGCAACCTGAGACTCATATCTCATGCAGCGCCTGATGACTGCTCCCCAATCCAAGGCTGGCAACCTAGGAGCTTGTGAAAGGCACCTTAACACCACTGCTACTGTGCCAATACGAGAAATGCTACCTGTCTTcacttcaaattcaaaaaattaggAATACCACTTGCCAGTACCTTTATACTTTGTGTGCTTAAGATTGTGTATGTGAGACAGTGAGAGAGAGATCATAGACAACAATAAAAGTAAATTTCTGGACTTCTAGTATGGTTCTTGCATATGACTTGTATGCgaatacatgtatataaaaaataaaaagaaacataatAGATTACTAAATCAAAATACCAAATTTTCCACTATTCAATCTCTTTGAAAAAtggaaatgaaagagaaatttaaaaacaaaattaattcaaGAACCAGCAGTGATAGCACGTTCTACTCCGTTCTagccaataataacaaataaacaagAATAATAGTAAACCGTACGGATCCAAGTTACTAAGGGTGGTAGATTAGCAATCTGTTTGACTATTCGTGGAATTgagtaatattattaattgagtgCCCAACTTGAAGGCAAAGGCCCATTCCTTGTCACAAGTAATCAACCATATTTGCAACTTTAAGCAAATTTGAGTCTGGCCATACAATTGATCTGTAACTAACTCACAATAATGGCTTCCAGAGAGATCATAGTGCAGACATTGTAGCCAGATACCTACCTCAGAGATATTGAGATGCATTAGCCACGAAGAAAGTTTCATAACTACACTGTTCTCAGAAATACTTTGAGAAACAGATCTTGAACCAGCCATGTCAGTCTCATTGGTAAGATCCTTTTTCGGAACTTCCTTGGAAAATAAATGATTTCGAAGAAAAGAAACTGCCCATGCTGCATTATGTTGCAGTTGATGGTCATCAGAGTTCTGTGCAACGAGAAATATCTCCTGCATTAATGATGTCAATTGCGGCTCACAAACAGGACTTGAAAGTAGTGGACCATTGAGATAGTGACTTTCCTGtttaacaaacacaaaaatacatAAACCTTCCGCGGCCTAAACAAGAAAAATAGATAACAGAGAAAAGAAACAAGTTCAACAAGAACAGAAAATATACCTTCTGTTCATAACTACTATGCGGTATTGTAGTTGGAGCATGCATGTGAACCAAGCCCCCAGCATCCACTCCCATAGCATTAACAACTCCAAGCATCCCACCCAAATGGATCAAAGGAGGGTAAGGATTACAATAACAGTTTCTAAACAATTCCAGCATAACTTTTACAGATTCCACTTCAATAGAGTGCACCCCATCATTGAGTACACAGGCAAGGAGGTTTCCTGCTCCTATGCAAGATGCCATCAACAAGCTCTGATGGAAAATACCCGATTTTTTTACAGATACCAACTCTGAAATGACCATTCTGTAACCATTCAGTAGATGGTCTACTTCATTAACCTCCATTAGTTCTACCTTCTGGCAGAAAGCAACTAAAACAGGAAGTGCAAGACAAGACCCTACTGATAAAAGCATCTGAGATCCCTCCAAGCAAGAACCAGAGCATTGAACCAGTGAATTTACATGTGGAACCCATGACATAATTAAGCCTTTTATCTTCAGCACAGCATCATTTGCCCCAGCTCTGTAAATTGCACCGATTGAACTTGCCAAACCAATTACGATTCCAGCAACACCCCAGATATCTTCCTCCAAGTCATCAAGTCTTTCACGTGACAGTTCAGTAGCCATCTTCAAATCTGTATCATATGTGCTCGATGGGAAATATGCAGAAAGGTTTTCCACAATATCAGATGAAGATTGAGTTAGCTGACATATTATTAGCAAGAAGGCCCTTATTATCTTTCCCACTAAATCTGCTTCTGACATCTTGCCTGTTTCTGTCTCCATGGCAGGGTTATCAGCTACATCAACCCTAGTAAGAAGATCTTGACATGAAAAGCCCAAGCCAACTGCACAGGCTCCTTTGACAAGGGTGCTTTTGCCATTACTTAAAACCTAGaagcatgaaaaaaaataaataaatagtttcaATCATTGTCTTAATGGACATTAGTTATCCTTTTTATTAGTATAATttagaaagtgaaaaaaaaaaaaaaaaaaaaaaaaaaaaaaacaaacaaacaaacaaacaaaaacaaaaaaagcaaaaataaacccaaaaaaaaaaagaaaaaacaaaaaagaaccaCCTCCTCAGACCATTGGGAAGAAACTACATTTTAACTTATTAGACAAtcgaggaaaaagaaaaaaaaaaaagttcacttCCCAAGGGCTAAGGGCATCAAGTATGTATCTAACGATAAAGACATTTAAGTCAGCATGACAATAACAATTAGAATATtagatttacattttattttattttatttttatatatatggggGGTGGGGGGGTGGGGGACTCTAACTCGGGTCATCGCCCAAGGAAACAGTAGCATTTACCATTGGACTGACTCCACAGgaaccaaaaaatttaaatctttatgCTTAAACTTATGCATGTTATTTTTCCCCCTtccaaccaaaattttaaaaaaataaaataaaataaaaattttcaacatcAAGTTTTTAAAAACTAACAGGAATAATATCAAATTAGAACTCAGCATACCTCAAGAAGTCCGGTGATATTCTGAAATTTCTGCTTATGATCAGTTACATGTAAGCAACTTGATATCAATCCAAGAGAGATGGCAGCTGACCATTGACGGTGCTCATGTTCATGCTGGAACAACCAACTCAAGAGAAACTTCGAAGAAGTTGATTTAACAGTATGGACAGATGAAGGCAAGACCTGACAATAGCAAGCAATGACAAGATTTGACTGAGCAAAGCACACAAGCACAAGTGATCCCACTAAAGATGAGTGGAACctttatgaaataaattaaaggtCTTTGAACAGACATTTGGTAGGCAAAAGTTCCAGCATATAGTAGCTTTTCTTGCTGGTTATCAACTGAACAAAAGATTTTAACAGCAGATAATCTTAAAAGTTCCAAAAACCCACAGTCGATAGCAGGAAACATGGTCAATCAACTTCTTTATTATTGCTTTATTCTGGGGAATTTTGGTCCTTTTCTTGTCAGGTTTTGGGGATTATGTGCTTTTGTAATAAGATTCCAAACTTGTTAGACATTTTGGAATTGCCAGGCTCATGATTTCAAATAGTGTTCCCCCTCTTCCAATATGGTGCATTTGGTCAGTAAGAAAACTTAATATTTGTGTTGGTTAAGCTTTCAACTCTAAGGCCTTCACTTTATATTTCTTAATTAACTTTTTGAATCAATGACTCATGAATATTCGATACccttgtttttcattttctacTTATTATCTCATTTAATTTTCTTGAAAGCCAATGCAAAGTCTATATGGCAGTCATATTATTATGTCTAGGGCAAAGTCTACAAGCACAAGAGAGCACCTACTGCACAAAGTGCACCAATGGCTAGTGCAATGTTCTCAGCAGATCTAGGGATTGCATCCTTTGCTATTCGTATCATActctgcataaaaaaaaatcggAAAAAGTTGATTAAACTACGTCAAGGGAAGGAGATTGACAAGTGTGCAAATGCAATATTACAAAAGCAAAACTAAAAATTGAACCATcagaattaattttattttattttatttttctcattttggtTTAATACTGGACCTTCAGAATATCATTGGCAGCTTTGGTGGTTTTATCCAAGATGACTGATGGTGCTTTAGCATCCAAGCACATAATATCAGCCCTCAGCCAACGCCGCAAGAAGGATTTCCATGATTGCAGTGAAATAAGTGCCAGAAAAACATTTCTTGAGAGCTGAAGGGATGCAGCTAATTCCACAAGTGCCTTTTCATATCCAGCATGTACATCCCGTAATTCCTAAGCATAAAAACTGTGAAAATAAAACCAGAAGaaggaaatggaaaaaaataaatttgtagatTCAATTAGTATACCTTTGATGTCCCTTGGGTATTCACATCCTTAGGAGTAAAGGAAAGGCATAATAGAGCAGCACCAGGTAATTCTGTAGCATTACCTCTTTTCTCTGCAAATGAAATGTTCGAAACTCAAAACTCAAAAtgaaatgttaattaataatacagGTCATATACAAGAAGAATACATCaaagttttagaaaactatTACAAATCACCATCACAATAACCACCACCATCCTTccaaaagatatatattagTGGCAAGGAGTTAATCTTCTTTGAACCTAACATCATATTTCAGTTacaataacccaaaaaaaccaTAGTATACCAGCTTCACTCTTTATAAAGGTTCCACGCTAATGTGAACCTAGAAATTATCTAATGAAGCATAAGTAAgatctatttttttcttcaatgaaaAATTCAAGAAACCATAGACCTTTTTTTCTGGCCAACCAGATCCAATTTATGAACAAAAAATAGACCATTCCCATGATACCTGAAGAAAAGATCACCTGAGGAAATACATCAAGTAACTTCTCAATCTTACTTCCTGCAACTCTTTTTTCCTTCACCAGTCTTCGCCTTGTACTGAAGCATATAGACAGGAAAGTAGATTAGTATTAATTGTACACTACAGTTTTCTTCTGCCACAACTGATGATTAATGGACTAAAGGATATTCATTGATATACATGTGCTCAAATGTTATGATCTTGACTTGAAGTTCTTCCATGGCCCTAACTATGAGGAGATCTTTTTCTGAAACTAGCAATTCCGTGTACTTCTTCTTGAAGTCTGGAATTCTTTGTTCAATATGTGAGACCTGGGAACCATAAAGGAAAACTTAAAAGGAAtaccaagaacaaaataaataatatgctgCCATCAGACAAGTAACCAACCAGAAAATTTACAATCAGAGGATTAGATAGTCCACTTATGCAAAGCTTTTAGTAATCAACAGGAAATGTTATCAAGGAAATATACATATAGAAGCATTCACAAGATATACCTCATATTGTGCTAAAGCCTCTAAGGCAGATATCCTTGCCTTTGCCCATTCTAACTTGTTACCAGCACGAGTAGAGGTGCAGATACCCCACAACATTTGCAAAACATTCTTAGAAGCTTCTGGATATGCTTCAGCATCCATTGCACCCCATCTTAGAAGAAGGCAAATGCTGCCAATAAGCAGAAACCCAAGAGTTAAGCAAATTCAAAATTGATAACGAGTGATTGAATATGCCTTACAGAAGTATCAAAACTCCTTTAATTACAGAATGGAGTGAGGTTTAAGCATATGTTACATTAAAAAACATTCAAGTCAATACTTCCATAATTTCCAAAGCTAGAGACTCTCCACTGTGAGTTGAAACCAACATCTAGTGTCACCCTCCGCAAAATGATCCAGCAATGGTTGGGTAAATGGAGGTAGATAAATGggccaataatttaaaatagcaCTTCAAAGATAAAGGTGTTTACCTATGTGCAAGATTCGAATATGCGTGGTAGTCTAGCAAATGCTTTGCAATCACATCCCAGGCTGTATAAAAGTCTGGAGAGgaatatgtaaaaaattataatcaaaataatctaTATTTCTAAAATCAGCTTCTTCATTTACTTGGAAAAAAGTGacaaaagtataaaattttgtaattgtaGCATTGAAAAGTAGTTGTACAAATATCCAGTCTTGACAACATAACTATAGGATGAATCATTTTGATACGTCAGGAAAAAATTTCAAGGATGCAAAAACCATGaactaaggattttttttttttttcttttaacaaattatagaCTGAGTAATCAAATCACTCACACTTGTTTGGGAGAAACCCTTGCAGGATTATAAAAACATGCAGAACTCAACCTGaaattttttaagtaattaacAGTTACATAatggtaatttaattttgtatcgAATTATGGTGCTGGTATAATTATTAAAGAATTTGTTAATGACACATTAGACTTACAAACATAATATTTTGAGTTTTACCAATATATGTAGGTTACTTGTACACTTAACCTATCACCAGTTCCTTAAGAAAGAAGCATTTTGGTAACGGCAAgtca
Proteins encoded in this window:
- the LOC107415483 gene encoding protein RST1 isoform X1; protein product: MESYTPLLEKIRVPQPSLQKYAVISIFAKLRSAPKHLDSESEPGREAISQCLHSNSSAVIDQSVRELCRLVMDSQMDVSRGLLELQSALEGTDSRFVDLFVKSLGFLVRFGFQKNYVKWHSSLTEGHPFFKVLSCRSEVQSELVQQVLLLMASHKQLGMVEICEFLKPFLNYSILRIPFMDTASSSMFARHLISSMTSFCCLYPPESMPVFKLLTEALKYAPCKNSEESRNFIYFVECMVDAFVVVLRRWAEMGLLISEAQFCGLDLLEAILSICLLHQRHFGWIEPIAELSGRMLFAQKDLGLQYVHKLSSVVLSLFVILSQLELEHEQLSVLKLLHFLLKWKYGNEYIVGRTAHALHEELLLTFPVISLLSSTSKSVRGAAADLLIILEKLLLELFVAPRNKTTKEAGFPSLSSPGSIIFRLMQHQWFQDQHSLSGFFLCLSFDGKEMHNMPGSWASQLREYSLSIIDKQKSLLSLSVPQDTFASDIPSLLCAIAGVLLMHKSLGCEAVDSLAAIAIVDPKLGAHLLLVILFFSNIFTRKDVISHTMLFLNSTVLQLKLLGMLPALASHSMMIPLIVQTIMPMLQKDAKPTLHATAIRLLCQTWEINDRAFGSLQGVLLPKGFTEFKSERNICISMAASVRDVCRKNADRGVDLILSVSACIESRDPLIQALGFQSLACLCEADVIDFYTAWDVIAKHLLDYHAYSNLAHSICLLLRWGAMDAEAYPEASKNVLQMLWGICTSTRAGNKLEWAKARISALEALAQYEVSHIEQRIPDFKKKYTELLVSEKDLLIVRAMEELQVKIITFEHITRRRLVKEKRVAGSKIEKLLDVFPQVIFSSEKRGNATELPGAALLCLSFTPKDVNTQGTSKELRDVHAGYEKALVELAASLQLSRNVFLALISLQSWKSFLRRWLRADIMCLDAKAPSVILDKTTKAANDILKSMIRIAKDAIPRSAENIALAIGALCAVLPSSVHTVKSTSSKFLLSWLFQHEHEHRQWSAAISLGLISSCLHVTDHKQKFQNITGLLEVLSNGKSTLVKGACAVGLGFSCQDLLTRVDVADNPAMETETGKMSEADLVGKIIRAFLLIICQLTQSSSDIVENLSAYFPSSTYDTDLKMATELSRERLDDLEEDIWGVAGIVIGLASSIGAIYRAGANDAVLKIKGLIMSWVPHVNSLVQCSGSCLEGSQMLLSVGSCLALPVLVAFCQKVELMEVNEVDHLLNGYRMVISELVSVKKSGIFHQSLLMASCIGAGNLLACVLNDGVHSIEVESVKVMLELFRNCYCNPYPPLIHLGGMLGVVNAMGVDAGGLVHMHAPTTIPHSSYEQKESHYLNGPLLSSPVCEPQLTSLMQEIFLVAQNSDDHQLQHNAAWAVSFLRNHLFSKEVPKKDLTNETDMAGSRSVSQSISENSVVMKLSSWLMHLNISETGSISRIGTVAVVLRCLSQAPRLPALDWGAVIRRCMRYESQVAEQDLAFKTGALREECLKFSLAHASQFDPLLSFLDELSDLSRFRMLEPNLQSCLFVHLAEVIKVFSASRLEKLFNDVTVFLSSVSFNQVHDDQKTMLRNSCWKGICMCLDEASLDSLEYISHIEKCMEVLFSFLPALQSADGKGVDQRNFVEWSEAVRCLGKSRRSWLSNFLQVSKEDLLQKGDQLIEVLKKIQAKAKLVRNGSFPLTELGRLKSHLLNSRSHGIWGVLTEVVAALQHAEVAVRRQWLIDAVEISCVSTYPSTALKFLGLLSGSFCKYMPFLILDEHAVLSDLPVTLSSLLSDSNWGVIAESVVSFFLVSTERIHNWVRHVSWCVDVPLMQPIDESEKDMAVFLLHVMHRTCVSLKDYLPLDKQLKLANMVLA
- the LOC107415483 gene encoding protein RST1 isoform X2, with product MESYTPLLEKIRVPQPSLQKYAVISIFAKLRSAPKHLDSESEPGREAISQCLHSNSSAVIDQSVRELCRLVMDSQMDVSRGLLELQSALEGTDSRFVDLFVKSLGFLVRFGFQKNYVKWHSSLTEGHPFFKVLSCRSEVQSELVQQVLLLMASHKQLGMVEICEFLKPFLNYSILRIPFMDTASSSMFARHLISSMTSFCCLYPPESMPVFKLLTEALKYAPCKNSEESRNFIYFVECMVDAFVVVLRRWAEMGLLISEAQFCGLDLLEAILSICLLHQRHFGWIEPIAELSGRMLFAQKDLGLQYVHKLSSVVLSLFVILSQLELEHEQLSVLKLLHFLLKWKYGNEYIVGRTAHALHEELLLTFPVISLLSSTSKSVRGAAADLLIILEKLLLELFVAPRNKTTKEAGFPSLSSPGSIIFRLMQHQWFQDQHSLSGFFLCLSFDGKEMHNMPGSWASQLREYSLSIIDKQKSLLSLSVPQDTFASDIPSLLCAIAGVLLMHKSLGCEAVDSLAAIAIVDPKLGAHLLLVILFFSNIFTRKDVISHTMLLKLLGMLPALASHSMMIPLIVQTIMPMLQKDAKPTLHATAIRLLCQTWEINDRAFGSLQGVLLPKGFTEFKSERNICISMAASVRDVCRKNADRGVDLILSVSACIESRDPLIQALGFQSLACLCEADVIDFYTAWDVIAKHLLDYHAYSNLAHSICLLLRWGAMDAEAYPEASKNVLQMLWGICTSTRAGNKLEWAKARISALEALAQYEVSHIEQRIPDFKKKYTELLVSEKDLLIVRAMEELQVKIITFEHITRRRLVKEKRVAGSKIEKLLDVFPQVIFSSEKRGNATELPGAALLCLSFTPKDVNTQGTSKELRDVHAGYEKALVELAASLQLSRNVFLALISLQSWKSFLRRWLRADIMCLDAKAPSVILDKTTKAANDILKSMIRIAKDAIPRSAENIALAIGALCAVLPSSVHTVKSTSSKFLLSWLFQHEHEHRQWSAAISLGLISSCLHVTDHKQKFQNITGLLEVLSNGKSTLVKGACAVGLGFSCQDLLTRVDVADNPAMETETGKMSEADLVGKIIRAFLLIICQLTQSSSDIVENLSAYFPSSTYDTDLKMATELSRERLDDLEEDIWGVAGIVIGLASSIGAIYRAGANDAVLKIKGLIMSWVPHVNSLVQCSGSCLEGSQMLLSVGSCLALPVLVAFCQKVELMEVNEVDHLLNGYRMVISELVSVKKSGIFHQSLLMASCIGAGNLLACVLNDGVHSIEVESVKVMLELFRNCYCNPYPPLIHLGGMLGVVNAMGVDAGGLVHMHAPTTIPHSSYEQKESHYLNGPLLSSPVCEPQLTSLMQEIFLVAQNSDDHQLQHNAAWAVSFLRNHLFSKEVPKKDLTNETDMAGSRSVSQSISENSVVMKLSSWLMHLNISETGSISRIGTVAVVLRCLSQAPRLPALDWGAVIRRCMRYESQVAEQDLAFKTGALREECLKFSLAHASQFDPLLSFLDELSDLSRFRMLEPNLQSCLFVHLAEVIKVFSASRLEKLFNDVTVFLSSVSFNQVHDDQKTMLRNSCWKGICMCLDEASLDSLEYISHIEKCMEVLFSFLPALQSADGKGVDQRNFVEWSEAVRCLGKSRRSWLSNFLQVSKEDLLQKGDQLIEVLKKIQAKAKLVRNGSFPLTELGRLKSHLLNSRSHGIWGVLTEVVAALQHAEVAVRRQWLIDAVEISCVSTYPSTALKFLGLLSGSFCKYMPFLILDEHAVLSDLPVTLSSLLSDSNWGVIAESVVSFFLVSTERIHNWVRHVSWCVDVPLMQPIDESEKDMAVFLLHVMHRTCVSLKDYLPLDKQLKLANMVLA
- the LOC107415483 gene encoding protein RST1 isoform X3 — translated: MESYTPLLEKIRVPQPSLQKYAVISIFAKLRSAPKHLDSESEPGREAISQCLHSNSSAVIDQSVRELCRLVMDSQMDVSRGLLELQSALEGTDSRFVDLFVKSLGFLVRFGFQKNYVKWHSSLTEGHPFFKVLSCRSEVQSELVQQVLLLMASHKQLGMVEICEFLKPFLNYSILRIPFMDTASSSMFARHLISSMTSFCCLYPPESMPVFKLLTEALKYAPCKNSEESRNFIYFVECMVDAFVVVLRRWAEMGLLISEAQFCGLDLLEAILSICLLHQRHFGWIEPIAELSGRMLFAQKDLGLQYVHKLSSVVLSLFVILSQLELEHEQLSVLKLLHFLLKWKYGNEYIVGRTAHALHEELLLTFPVISLLSSTSKSVRGAAADLLIILEKLLLELFVAPRNKTTKEAGFPSLSSPGSIIFRLMQHQWFQDQHSLSGFFLCLSFDGKEMHNMPGSWASQLREYSLSIIDKQKSLLSLSVPQDTFASDIPSLLCAIAGVLLMHKSLGCEAVDSLAAIAIVDPKLGAHLLLVILFFSNIFTRKDVISHTMLFLNSTVLQLKLLGMLPALASHSMMIPLIVQTIMPMLQKDAKPTLHATAIRLLCQTWEINDRAFGSLQGVLLPKGFTEFKSERNICISMAASVRDVCRKNADRGVDLILSVSACIESRDPLIQALGFQSLACLCEADVIDFYTAWDVIAKHLLDYHAYSNLAHSICLLLRWGAMDAEAYPEASKNVLQMLWGICTSTRAGNKLEWAKARISALEALAQYEVSHIEQRIPDFKKKYTELLVSEKDLLIVRAMEELQVKIITFEHITRRRLVKEKRVAGSKIEKLLDVFPQVIFSSEKRGNATELPGAALLCLSFTPKDVNTQGTSKELRDVHAGYEKALVELAASLQLSRNVFLALISLQSWKSFLRRWLRADIMCLDAKAPSVILDKTTKAANDILKSMIRIAKDAIPRSAENIALAIGALCAVLPSSVHTVKSTSSKFLLSWLFQHEHEHRQWSAAISLGLISSCLHVTDHKQKFQNITGLLEVLSNGKSTLVKGACAVGLGFSCQDLLTRVDVADNPAMETETGKMSEADLVGKIIRAFLLIICQLTQSSSDIVENLSAYFPSSTYDTDLKMATELSRERLDDLEEDIWGVAGIVIGLASSIGAIYRAGANDAVLKIKGLIMSWVPHVNSLVQCSGSCLEGSQMLLSVGSCLALPVLVAFCQKVELMEVNEVDHLLNGYRMVISELVSVKKSGIFHQSLLMASCIGAGNLLACVLNDGVHSIEVESVKVMLELFRNCYCNPYPPLIHLGGMLGVVNAMGVDAGGLVHMHAPTTIPHSSYEQKESHYLNGPLLSSPVCEPQLTSLMQEIFLVAQNSDDHQLQHNAAWAVSFLRNHLFSKEVPKKDLTNETDMAGSRSVSQSISENSVVMKLSSWLMHLNISE